In Hippocampus zosterae strain Florida chromosome 3, ASM2543408v3, whole genome shotgun sequence, a genomic segment contains:
- the spg11 gene encoding spatacsin isoform X1 gives MVESSLGSTLEVALLPSKQHWREVGDVRKAQLAPGDGVLLGCLELDGTLVVWDPADDEAARVKLDGSYQDFTWEDAVNGCPREGRATRLLAVGCGCEVRMFEVDAERGTELPVRLIGECPAQCLLQEQHAYSGGRSPQVAHVLSFASGHCQMLLDGVWLLRLEWWPAQEAARALSCIRLGPADIGASAAVHCCVRQDVAFTLGESGLISMYDVTNGVLLASLDVTASVSAGLTEETQPAALWSRLRLLEVSADMSTAVVVTHNNAAAAIDLNDYFRRNPDHLLCQTKPTGPPLRPQRPIDEDKVTSASCSLAALGLDFNADRSWGFRLASMYNAAQESFLSSSLRPLATSWSLSLPRHGSSQAAPSAPSKVPLGGANITFAVPESSVPSLLSVCDLSAMLVFASPGNTRTAAVLWDFVTGNVSYHQAEGPAVAVEFCGKKHHAVLLKKSGMFQVLFSMSQQELLSSLMMFGSASTVDALCHLNTWERCSIPIHSLKAGVKNRQLDTVDFYLKSKEDILKTHSTTSFTQRVKTLCPALDLLCAAIRESSNDAQSRQFSEQLLNITLSFVNTQIRYMLMHMSYEDEDVRCCVDILNEYLTGLRTFMKKYPWPAEDTKDRKEQAPVMDEEDEWDGLPTEEVVRVSILTNQIPRAQAVFRRRGLPEGRLTALRATGLRLVFSCLEGRDLPTAITLLTNMGFNVKKELHHICIYTHDRDLRDFVGEELRRRHHFSEEELRSLAFIKEVAQLASLPPRQYADSTSGSRLLELLLHEEAPASGDLLKIALGQEMCEQGKAGLWQEVRLDWVKNWEQSSRTAILLSRHQRDELSWCDSAVLWSYMTSFHNHVALESWVESVKASDATQWPKLTAEVVNGKTRSSRFLREEILDMLARQGIFIPDELSDLDQLLWRVAQCSCLMSSSPLPIPRHLGLDIHSRVINWCLERQLQFLLYAYLEHYRLTPRNCPVLSNGGPTHSQPWSDMMVKMQEITSNITDPTLVHQASLTCAQLLLPGSPPSLGSLLLEGHSLLALATIMFAPGGIDQVVAQRQSQSRDEFSMDPQLMKLALTAYPKLKAALFPAGVRGPGPFTDVSVYHLLQALHPLDPCRLFGWQTGNSLNSAETTELPHFSSPHLVDSFALVERLDFLYYLQNGRPSFAFATFLLQQLIGCQDVGQTLQQAQQQVHILAVQSFHLLSVVSAAVCFCELLGLGSLQIRVDVKVLNIIRNHWKLNHTRCGHTQTLHTLVSKGVKLVEAELGAAEELIGFLEAAVIDSLEAKNVNRSSWEAAQDWSLPVEFCRLHGLPLSWVYPAHCARDGHFLNFLLFVQLHHFTSQQVGSLLFHFSPALQEHLHMAFGELQLFSGGSSVGHPTPQDLFRVLLRSQDEAQSSRYLLQEALKHRCPSLAVFAACQQEAELVSCLCVWLLTVIDDITAQKVAASLSASPQPQPWTLHHLSIIWRTFLGRGLLGPQTLLRGFQLFVRDCPLLDVLSMFLLCSDHKNFNGAKIKLQNFHTSITNLSISGETPPGGVPLQWLCSEAWFLLLLLCQRTCSHFELRRLLQVLADGDMMSKDSGPDFRKLSQLSELLQGSGVCVSPKLLQCNSSSVQQEEFQATVDALRAGGYYAKARSVAMLAQLPVQQLLMCQLSHELELQRSKRQWSRLETRVCFWRKCHQHLLDERVDPDSASRFFLSQADSALSDSSAASEFQSELLALREGCLLLAVAAHWLSLRHPAPVEQIESLEKKLWMCRIRQHSLVAAIQRESVFNLLQPDVNTYDVFMKDFSFCNIPELRTDTLLSLEGLPGPAEEHLEVDPLLEPTEKKTLALLLDAALDAGRIHKVSRACRYFSLYHHDLWLLLRCRGLASGELAPQTLDEPHEPPRRLLHASPSVSSMSSFVLLPPLPEDDIAVQLQKMAEWCRHGNNYCKQVLSLYQLSKELQCPFSQMSSEDPGCVLEKLLLCDHPERFRNAQMFIRAQNFSADVVAELVAATLVRATKAHAHQMHTERQVIRTSEGRESLIQLITLCEDPNLVGLKVLEKLETVPLRELSCIVELLIVAHDCFSVMCNMEGIVRVLQAARHLSHTYLAPGEHYSLLVRVLTGIGRYNEMTYVFDLLHQNHRFEMLLRKKMDMDRGQSASLKTALLDYIKRCLPADSEKHNMVALCFSMRREIGENHEMAARTQLKIIQSQAWAVLSPELKSSLLKVLSLLKDAAESFSKDACVHQASRCVRLAKLVTLQLHFLNQGSALRLVNLQAADMMDAAMALPRCYQVLVLSEAYGYSPDWAELVYQKAVLNGDFAYLDELKKLRPLTSGLFEDIFKKLDSAPSGETANIRRLLTYCDDIYLRYRLAYRRQLDDVTKMLLQDAATSSYLSDAIGVH, from the exons ATGGTAGAGAGCTCCTTAGGTTCCACCCTCGAGGTGGCTCTCCTGCCAAGCAAGCAGCACTGGCGAGAGGTGGGCGATGTTCGCAAGGCTCAACTCGCACCCGGTGACGGCGTTTTGCTCGGCTGCCTGGAGCTCGACGGGACGCTGGTGGTGTGGGACCCGGCTGACGATGAGGCAGCCCGGGTGAAGCTGGACGGAAGCTACCAGGA CTTTACCTGGGAGGACGCTGTGAATGGTTGCCCCAGAGAAGGCAGAGCCACGCGCCTGCTGGCCGTGGGCTGCGGCTGCGAAGTGAGGATGTTTGAGGTGGATGCTGAGAGGGGAACTGAGCTCCCTGTGCGCCTCATTGGCGAGTGTCCTGCACAGTGCCTCCTGCAGGAACAGCATGCGTACTCAG GTGGGCGTAGCCCGCAGGTGGCACACGTGCTGTCGTTCGCATCGGGTCACTGCCAAATGCTATTGGATGGCGTCTGGCTACTGCGGCTGGAGTGGTGGCCTGCGCAGGAAGCAGCACGGGCTCTGAGCTGCatccgcctcggcccggcggaCATCGGCGCTTCGGCTGCGGTCCACTGCTGCGTGCGTCAAGATGTCGCCTTCACCCTCGGCGAGAGCGGGCTGATCT CCATGTACGATGTGACCAATGGCGTCCTCTTGGCCTCCTTGGACGTTACCGCCTCTGTGAGCGCCGGTCTGACAGAGGAGACGCAGCCGGCTGCTTTGTGGTCACGATTGCGTCTCCTGGAGGTGTCGGCCGACATGAGCACAGCCGTCGTCGTCACGCACAACAACGCCGCCGCCGCTATCGACCTCAACGACTACTTCAG GAGGAACCCCGATCACCTGCTGTGTCAGACCAAGCCCACCGGCCCACCCCTGCGACCTCAACGACCGATTGATGAGGACAAAGTGACAAGTGCCAGCTGCAGCCTGGCCGCGCTGGGACTCGATTTCAATGCCGACAG GTCTTGGGGCTTTCGTCTGGCATCCATGTACAACGCAGCCCAGGAGTCTTTCTTGTCATCATCGCTCCGACCGCTCGCCACCTCCTGGTCTTTGTCACTCCCCCGCCATGGGTCCAGCCAAGCCGCTCCCTCGGCGCCGAGCAAGGTCCCTCTAGGGGGCGCCAACATCACCTTCGCTGTGCCGGAGTCGTCCGTCCCATCTCTGCTGTCCGTCTGTGACCTCTCTGCTATGTTGGTGTTTGCATCTCCCGGAAACACGCGGACCGCCGCCGTCCTGTGGGATTTTGTAACCGGGAATGTGAGCTACCACCAGGCAGAGGGCCCGGCAGTGGCAGTGGAAttctgtggaaaaaaacatcacGCTGTGCTTCTCAAGA AGTCGGGAATGTTCCAGGTTTTGTTCTCGATGTCGCAACAGGAACTCCTAAGTAGTTTGATGATGTTTGGCAGTGCGTCTACCGTGGACGCGCTTTGTCACCTCAACACATGGGAGCGCTGTTCCATCCCCATCCACTCCCTGAAG GCAGGAGTTAAGAACCGGCAACTGGACACGGTGGATTTCTATCTGAAGAGCAAAGAAGACATTCTGAAGACGCACAGCACAACCAGCTTCACACAAC GCGTCAAGACTTTGTGTCCCGCCTTGGACCTGCTGTGCGCTGCCATCCGGGAATCGAGCAACGACGCTCAGAGCCGTCAGTTCTCGGAACAGCTGCTCAACATCACGCTGAGCTTCGTCAATACGCAGATACGCTACATGCTCATGCACATGAGCT aTGAGGATGAAGACGTGCGCTGCTGCGTGGACATTCTGAACGAATATCTGACGGGGCTCAGAACCTTCATGAAGAAATATCCGTGGCCTGCAGAGGACACTAAAGACCGCAAAGAACAAGCACCTGTGATGGATGAGGAAGATGAGTGGGATGGGCTTCCCACAGAG GAAGTAGTCCGTGTGTCCATCCTGACCAATCAGATCCCCAGAGCCCAGGCGGTGTTTAGGCGGCGGGGTCTTCCCGAGGGGCGTCTTACGGCCCTGAGGGCAACAGGCTTGCGTCTGGTCTTTTCCTGTCTGGAGGGACGAGACCTGCCGACCGCCATCACTCTCCTCACCAACATG ggtTTCAATGTGAAGAAGGAACTGCATCACATCTGCATCTACACACACGACCGGGACCTCAGGGACTTTGTG GGGGAGGAGCTACGCAGACGGCATCATTTTTCCGAGGAGGAGCTACGCAGCTTGGCGTTTATTAAAGAAGTGGCGCAACTGGCGTCTCTCCCACCTCGCCAGTATGCAGACAGCACCTCGGGTAGCAG GCTACTAGAGCTGCTTCTGCACGAGGAGGCACCAGCAAGTGGGGATCTCCTGAAGATAGCCCTGGGTCAGGAAATGTGTGAGCAGGGAAAGGCGGGGCTTTGGCAGGAAGTGAGGCTGGATTGGGTGAAGAACTGGGAGCAGAGCAGCAGGACTGCCATCTTGTTGTCCAGACATCAGCGTGACG AGTTGAGCTGGTGTGACAGTGCAGTGCTGTGGAGTTACATGACCTCATTCCACAACCACGTTGCCTTGGAGTCTTGGGTGGAGAGCGTTAAAGCTTCTGATGCCACCCAGTGGCCAAAGTTGACAGCAGAAGTGGTCAACGGCAAAACGCGGAGCAGCCGCTTCCTCAGGGAGGAAATCCTGGACATGCTCGCCAG GCAGGGCATATTCATCCCCGACGAGCTCTCAGACTTGGATCAACTTTTGTGGCGCGTGGCTCAGTGCAGCTGTCTAATGTCGTCGTCGCCACTGCCCATCCCTCGGCATCTCGGTTTGGACATCCACTCACGGGTCATCAATTGGTGTCTGGAGCGGCAATTGCAATTCCTCCTCTACGCATACCTAGAGCACTACAG GTTGACGCCCAGGAACTGTCCTGTGCTGTCCAACGGAGGCCCGACTCACTCACAGCCCTGGTCAGATATGATGGTGAAAATGCAGGAAATCACCAGTAACATAACAG ACCCAACATTGGTCCACCAGGCCAGTCTGACATGCGCTCAGCTTCTCCTACCAGGAAGTCCCCCATCCCTCGGCTCCCTTCTCCTGGAGGGTCACAGTCTCCTCGCCCTCGCCACTATCATGTTCGCCCCCGGGGGCATCGACCAG GTGGTGGCCCAGCGTCAAAGTCAGTCCCGGGATGAGTTCTCCATGGACCCACAGCTGATGAAGCTGGCACTGACGGCGTACCCCAAACTGAAGGCGGCGCTGTTCCCGGCAGGAGTGCGAGGGCCCGGCCCCTTCACGGATGTATCTGTGTACCACCTTCTGCAG GCGCTGCATCCTCTCGACCCATGCCGACTGTTCGGCTGGCAGACGGGAAACTCACTCAACTCTGCCG AAACAACAGAGCTGCCTCACTTCTCCAGCCCGCATCTGGTGGACTCCTTCGCCCTGGTAGAGCGGCTGGACTTCCTGTATTACCTACAAAATGGCCGACCGTCCTTTGCTTTTGCCACCTTCCTGCTGCAGCAGCTGATTGGCTGTCAAGATGTCGGGCAAAC TTTGCAGCAGGCCCAGCAGCAGGTACACATTTTGGCGGTGCAGAGTTTCCATTTGCTGTCGGTGGTGTCGGCGGCAGTTTGTTTCTGCGAGCTTCTTGGCCTCGGCAGCCTTCAAATCAGGGTTGACGTTAAGGTCCTCAACATCATCCGGAACCACTGGAAACTCAACCACACGCGCTGtggacacacacagactctGCACACTCTAG TGTCTAAAGGCGTCAAGCTGGTGGAGGCGGAGCTAGGAGCAGCAGAGGAGCTGATTGGCTTCCTGGAAGCTGCAGTGATTGATAGCCTGGAagccaaaaatgtcaacag GAGTTCGTGGGAGGCCGCTCAGGATTGGTCATTGCCAGTGGAGTTTTGTCGTCTTCACGGTCTTCCTCTCAGCTGGGTTTATCCTGCCCACTGTGCGCGTGACGGGCATTTCCTCAACTTCCTGTTGTTCGTACAATTGCATCACTTCACTTCACAGCAG GTGGGCTCCCTGCTCTTCCACTTTAGCCCCGCCCTCCAGGAACACCTTCATATGGCGTTTGGCGAGCTGCAGTTGTTCAGTGGAGGGTCTTCGGTGGGCCATCCGACCCCCCAAGATCTCTTCCGGGTACTGTTGCGGAGCCAGGATGAGGCGCAGTCGAGCAGGTACCTGCTGCAGGAGGCATTGAAGCATCGCTGCCCCTCATTGGCCGTGTTCGCTGCCTGTCAACAG GAGGCGGAGCTTGTGTCTTGTCTGTGCGTGTGGCTTCTCACCGTCATCGATGACATCACCGCCCAGAAAGTCGCCGCCAGTCTGTCTGCCTCGCCCCAGCCACAGCCATGGACCCTGCACCACCTGTCAATCATCTGGAGGACCTTCCTGGGCCGGGGCTTGCTTGGACCCCAAACCCTTTTGAGAGGATTTCAGCTCTTCGTGAGG GACTGCCCCCTGTTGGACGTGCTCAGCATGTTCCTGCTCTGCTCCGACCACAAAAACTTCAACGGAGCCAAAATCAAACTCCAAAACTTTCACACCAGCATCACCAAT CTGAGCATCAGCGGCGAGACGCCGCCTGGTGGTGTGCCGCTGCAGTGGTTGTGTAGTGAGGCATGGTTTTTGCTCTTGCTCTTGTGTCAGCGTACGTGCTCACACTTTGAGTTGCGGCGCCTCCTGCAAGTCTTGGCGGACGGCGACATGATGAGCAAGGACAGCG GTCCAGATTTCAGGAAGCTGAGTCAGCTGAGTGAACTCCTGCAGGGTTCAGGAGTGTGCGTGTCTCCCAAGTTGTTGCAGTGTAATTCGTCGTCTGTCCAGCAAGAGGAGTTTCAGGCCACCGTAGATGCTCTGCGGGCAGGCGGTTACTACGCTAAAGCACGAAGCGTAGCTATGCTGGCACAACTTCCTGTGCAACAGCTGCTCATGTGTCAG CTGAGCCACGAGTTGGAGCTTCAGCGTTCCAAGCGTCAGTGGTCCCGGCTGGAGACTCGTGTCTGCTTTTGGAGGAAGTGTCACCAGCACCTTCTGGACGAGCGTGTGGATCCCGATTCGGCTTCCCGCTTCTTCCTGTCTCAGGCAGACTCCGCGCTGTCCGATTCGTCGGCGGCCTCCGAGTTTCAGTCAGAGCTGCTGGCGCTAAGAGAAGGCTGCCTGCTGCTGGCCGTCGCCGCCCACTGGCTATCGTTGCGACACCCGGCTCCCGTGGAGCAGATAGAAAGCCTGGAGAAGAAGCTGTGGATGTGTCGTATCCGACAGCATTCCCTGGTGGCTGCCATCCAGAGAGAGAGCGTCTTCAACCTCCTTCAGCCAGACGTCAACACGTACGACGTCTTTATGAAGGACTTCTCATTCTGCAACATTCCCGAGCTGCGTACGGACACGCTCCTCAGCCTAGAAGGACTTCCCGGGCCAGCCGAGGAGCATCTGGAAGTGGATCCACTCCTTGAGCCGACGGAGAAGAAAACTCTAGCGCTGCTGCTGGATGCCGCCTTGGACGCAGGAAGGATTCACAAAGTCAGCCGCGCCTGTCGATACTTCTCGCTCTATCATCATGATCTTTGGCTGTTGCTGCGTTGCCGAGGCCTGGCCTCCGGAGAACTCGCACCCCAAACGCTGGATGAGCCCCACGAGCCACCCAGGAGGCTCCTACATGCCT CTCCATCTGTGAGCAGCATGTCGTCCTTCGTCctgcttcctcctcttcctgaaGATGACATTGCCGTCCAGTTACAGAAGATGGCCGAGTggtgtcgccatggcaacaactACTGCAAACAAGTCCTTAGCCTTTACCAGCTCTCGAAG GAGCTGCAGTGCCCCTTCAGTCAGATGAGCAGCGAGGATCCCGGCTGTGTTCTCGAGAAACTACTGCTGTGCGATCATCCCGAACGCTTCCGGAACGCTCAAATGTTCATCCGAGCTCAGAATTTCTCCGCCGATGTCGTAGCCGAGTTGGTGGCAGCCACTCTGGTGCGCGCCACAAAAGCCCACGCTCACCAGATGCATACTG AGAGGCAAGTGATCCGAACGTCAGAGGGTCGCGAGTCACTGATCCAGCTGATCACTTTGTGTGAGGATCCTAACCTGGTGGGACTCAAAGTTCTGGAGAAGCTGGAGACCGTACCACTCAGGGAACTCAGCTGCA TCGTGGAGTTGCTCATTGTAGCCCATGACTGCTTCAGCGTGATGTGCAACATGGAAGGAATCGTCCGAGTGCTGCAAGCCGCCAGACACTTAAGCCACACTTACTTGGCCCCTGGCGAGCACTACAGCCTCTTG GTGCGCGTGCTGACGGGAATCGGCAGATACAACGAGATGACTTACGTGTTTGACCTGCTGCATCAGAACCACCGCTTTGAGATGCTGCTAAGGAAGAAAATGGACATGGACAGAGGACag AGCGCGAGCCTGAAGACGGCACTGTTGGACTACATCAAGCGCTGCCTGCCTGCCGACAGCGAGAAGCACAACATGGTGGCTCTGTGTTTCAGCATGAGGCGCGAAATCGGCGAGAACCATGAGATGGCCGCCAGGACGCAGCTCAAGATCATCCAGTCTCAGGCCTGGG CAGTGTTGTCTCCGGAGCTCAAAAGTTCTCTGCTTAAAGTTTTGTCTCTGCTCAAGGATGCTGCAGAGAGCTTCTCCAAG GACGCATGCGTGCATCAGGCGAGTCGCTGTGTGCGATTGGCCAAGTTGGTTACGCTTCAGCTGCACTTCCTCAATCAAGGCTCGGCCCTTCGCTTGGTTAACCTGCAGGCTGCGGACATGATGGACGCCGCCATGGCGCTGCCCAGGTGTTACCAG GTGTTGGTGTTGTCGGAGGCATACGGTTACAGTCCGGACTGGGCGGAGCTTGTGTACCAGAAGGCGGTCCTTAATGGTGACTTCGCTTATTTGGATGAGTTGAAGAAACTCCGCCCACTGACCTCTGGCCTCTTTGAGGACATTTTTAAGAA GCTGGATAGTGCCCCCAGTGGCGAAACGGCAAACATACGTCGCCTGCTGACGTACTGCGATGACATTTATCTGCGGTACCGCCTAGCATACCGACGACAACTCGACGATGTTACCAAGATGCTGCTGCAGGATGCAGCCACCTCCAGCTACCTCAGCGACGCCATTGGCGTGCACTGA